The following proteins are encoded in a genomic region of Actinomadura sp. NAK00032:
- a CDS encoding DUF3140 domain-containing protein, giving the protein MSTDEEAAAEFGKAVNMTAKELERWLDTDESKSAGQKDGGAESTGHASGRRIVELLRTNKADLSEDDYAHMRKVNGYVHRHLAQRPSGDVAGTRWRYSLMNWGHDPLK; this is encoded by the coding sequence GTGAGCACCGACGAGGAGGCAGCGGCCGAGTTCGGCAAGGCCGTGAACATGACGGCCAAGGAACTGGAGCGGTGGCTGGATACCGACGAGTCGAAGTCGGCTGGCCAGAAGGACGGCGGTGCAGAATCGACGGGCCACGCGTCCGGACGCCGGATCGTCGAGTTGCTCCGGACGAACAAAGCGGATCTGAGCGAGGATGACTACGCGCACATGCGCAAGGTGAATGGGTACGTCCATCGGCACCTCGCCCAGCGCCCGTCCGGTGACGTCGCCGGCACCAGGTGGCGCTACTCGCTGATGAACTGGGGCCACGACCCGCTCAAGTGA
- a CDS encoding glycerol-3-phosphate acyltransferase has translation MAPVLGSAIGGYLLGSVPVAVLVGRAHGFDPRDVGDRNPGFWNMMEQLGWKAAVPVFAGDMLKGTAAGLAGLAAGGGETGMLGTVSGASVLPVYAAVGGAMVGHAWPLFAGRRGGRSILTFAGGFAVICPPAFAVGVALLTGVSLTSRSFARGTRAAVFSLPALQLLFAPAEHVAATGALMCLIGLRFGQAAVAERRA, from the coding sequence GTGGCTCCCGTGCTCGGCTCGGCCATCGGCGGCTACCTGCTCGGCTCGGTGCCCGTCGCGGTGCTCGTCGGACGCGCCCACGGCTTCGACCCGCGCGACGTCGGCGACCGCAACCCCGGCTTCTGGAACATGATGGAGCAGCTCGGCTGGAAGGCCGCCGTCCCGGTGTTCGCCGGCGACATGCTCAAGGGCACCGCGGCGGGTCTGGCCGGGCTGGCCGCGGGCGGCGGCGAGACCGGCATGCTCGGGACGGTCAGCGGCGCGAGCGTCCTGCCCGTGTACGCGGCGGTCGGCGGCGCGATGGTGGGGCACGCCTGGCCGCTGTTCGCGGGACGGCGGGGCGGCCGCTCCATCCTCACGTTCGCCGGCGGTTTCGCGGTGATCTGCCCGCCCGCCTTCGCGGTCGGCGTCGCGCTGCTGACCGGGGTGAGCCTGACCTCGCGTTCGTTCGCCCGTGGCACCCGCGCGGCGGTCTTCTCCCTGCCGGCGCTGCAACTGCTCTTCGCGCCCGCCGAGCACGTCGCGGCGACCGGGGCACTGATGTGCCTCATCGGACTGCGCTTCGGTCAGGCCGCCGTGGCGGAGCGCCGCGCCTGA
- the crtI gene encoding phytoene desaturase family protein, translated as MAASGPVVVIGAGLSGLSAAIHLAARGREVVVVEARDEPGGCCGSAYARAYRFDTGPSVLTMPQVLADTFGAAGEDMENLLPLRRLDPFYRLSFHDGSQLDVVAGAQRMAENVRALCGPEEAARYLRFRRRLGAMFEAEWSSFIDADMTRLRSMARPIALLRLAAAGGFRRLDRFVAGQLTDERLIRAHTFQALYVGLPPAKALAIYAVVAHMDTVGGVYFPASGGMHAVPRALAAVAEKAGAVIRYGVRAERVETDSSGVAAVRLDGGERLAAGAVVVACDLAEAHRGLLPGAAGDWRLRRSRYSPSCLVMHFGIDRREPGQAHHTLHFGREWAGAFSALAAGRPQPDPSLLITCPEVDGTAAPPGHGTLSVLEPAPNTASGADWDVLGPLLEQRLLGRLSDLGYGDLAAAPRRTFDPRVWARLGHSAGTPFALDHRFTQTAWFRPAGRSRRVAGLHFAGMYTAPGVGVPPALISGRLAAARILEGRR; from the coding sequence ATGGCGGCGAGCGGTCCGGTCGTCGTGATCGGGGCAGGCCTGTCCGGGCTGTCGGCAGCGATCCATCTCGCAGCGCGGGGCCGTGAGGTCGTGGTGGTCGAGGCCCGTGACGAACCGGGTGGATGCTGCGGATCGGCGTACGCCCGCGCCTACCGGTTCGATACGGGCCCTTCGGTGCTGACCATGCCCCAGGTGCTGGCGGACACGTTCGGCGCGGCGGGCGAGGACATGGAGAATCTGCTGCCGCTCCGGCGCCTGGACCCGTTCTACCGGCTGTCCTTTCACGACGGCTCACAGTTGGACGTGGTGGCGGGCGCGCAGCGGATGGCCGAGAACGTCCGCGCCCTGTGCGGGCCGGAGGAGGCGGCCCGGTACCTGCGGTTCCGGCGGCGGCTCGGGGCGATGTTCGAGGCCGAGTGGTCGTCGTTCATCGACGCGGACATGACCCGGCTGCGCAGCATGGCCCGTCCGATCGCGCTGCTCAGGCTGGCGGCGGCGGGCGGGTTCCGGCGCCTGGACCGATTCGTGGCGGGTCAGTTGACCGACGAGCGGCTCATCAGGGCGCACACGTTCCAGGCGCTGTACGTCGGGCTGCCTCCCGCCAAGGCACTGGCCATCTACGCGGTCGTCGCGCACATGGACACTGTCGGCGGGGTGTACTTCCCCGCGTCCGGCGGCATGCACGCCGTCCCGCGGGCATTGGCCGCCGTGGCCGAGAAGGCGGGCGCCGTGATCCGGTACGGGGTGCGCGCCGAGCGGGTCGAGACGGATTCCTCCGGGGTGGCGGCGGTGCGGCTAGACGGCGGCGAGCGGCTAGCCGCCGGGGCGGTCGTGGTCGCCTGCGACCTGGCGGAGGCCCATCGGGGCCTGCTGCCCGGCGCGGCAGGCGACTGGCGGCTGCGCCGTTCGCGGTACTCGCCGTCCTGCTTGGTCATGCACTTCGGAATCGATCGCCGGGAGCCCGGACAGGCGCACCACACGCTGCACTTCGGCCGGGAGTGGGCCGGTGCCTTCTCGGCCCTGGCCGCCGGGCGTCCGCAACCCGATCCGAGCCTGCTGATCACGTGCCCCGAAGTGGACGGTACTGCGGCACCGCCCGGCCACGGCACGCTGAGCGTTCTGGAACCCGCCCCCAACACGGCGAGCGGAGCCGACTGGGATGTTCTCGGGCCGCTGCTGGAGCAGCGCCTGCTCGGCCGCCTGTCCGACCTCGGCTACGGCGACCTGGCGGCGGCGCCGCGGCGGACCTTCGATCCGCGGGTCTGGGCCCGCCTGGGCCATTCGGCGGGCACACCGTTCGCGCTGGATCACCGGTTCACCCAGACGGCCTGGTTCCGGCCCGCCGGCCGCAGCCGCCGCGTCGCCGGCCTGCATTTCGCGGGGATGTACACCGCGCCCGGTGTGGGCGTCCCACCGGCTCTGATCTCCGGGCGGCTCGCCGCCGCCCGCATCCTGGAAGGCCGCCGATGA
- a CDS encoding phosphate acyltransferase, translating into MSGAARPVVLDAMGGDHGPAETVPGALTARRGHGVPVLLVGRADEVHRELRRHGGAGEVEVRHADDVVPMAERGSGAAARRDSSLMVGCALARQRGASLVSAGSTGAIVTCAVRAFGRREGVLRPALAVALPTLAGSTVLVDAGGTADPTAEMLAQFALLGVSYARNVLGVADPSVGLLSIGTEPGKGNRLVREAAELLPGLPVRFHGNVEGHDVLAGTVDVVVTDGFTGNVVLKNIEGCVRTTLDMVAEAGIAPPGRLAEIARRYAADTHGGAALLGLTGTVVVAHGTSRSAAIARACVVASELGADDKPVPADDRASVGPVA; encoded by the coding sequence ATGAGCGGGGCGGCGCGCCCGGTGGTGCTGGACGCGATGGGCGGCGATCACGGGCCGGCGGAGACGGTACCGGGAGCGCTGACGGCGCGTCGCGGCCACGGCGTCCCGGTCCTGCTCGTCGGGCGGGCCGATGAGGTGCACCGCGAACTGCGGCGGCACGGCGGCGCCGGTGAAGTCGAAGTCCGGCACGCCGACGACGTGGTGCCGATGGCCGAGCGCGGCTCGGGAGCCGCCGCACGGCGGGATTCGAGCCTCATGGTCGGGTGCGCCCTCGCCCGGCAGCGGGGGGCGTCGCTGGTCTCGGCGGGGTCCACCGGTGCGATCGTGACGTGCGCGGTCCGCGCCTTCGGCCGGCGGGAGGGCGTGCTGCGCCCGGCGCTGGCCGTGGCGCTGCCGACGCTGGCCGGGTCCACCGTGCTGGTCGACGCCGGCGGCACCGCCGACCCCACCGCGGAGATGCTCGCGCAGTTCGCCCTGCTGGGCGTCTCCTACGCGCGCAACGTCCTGGGCGTCGCCGACCCGTCGGTGGGGCTGCTGTCCATCGGCACCGAGCCGGGGAAGGGCAATCGGCTCGTCCGCGAGGCCGCCGAACTGCTGCCGGGCCTGCCCGTCCGCTTCCACGGCAACGTCGAAGGGCACGACGTGCTGGCCGGAACGGTCGACGTGGTCGTGACGGACGGTTTCACCGGCAACGTGGTGCTGAAGAACATCGAGGGCTGCGTCCGGACGACCCTGGACATGGTCGCCGAAGCCGGTATCGCCCCGCCCGGACGGCTGGCGGAGATCGCCCGGCGCTACGCGGCGGACACGCACGGAGGCGCCGCCCTGCTCGGGCTGACCGGCACGGTCGTCGTGGCGCACGGCACTTCACGATCCGCCGCCATCGCCCGGGCGTGCGTGGTCGCGTCCGAGCTGGGCGCGGACGACAAGCCGGTGCCAGCGGACGACCGCGCCTCCGTCGGGCCGGTCGCGTGA
- a CDS encoding glycosyltransferase family 2 protein, producing the protein MRRLTPLQAVAAGVAATRLARGRNRPAPFVPGRSGPPPQPVSVVIPARDEELRIEGCVRPLLVDPDVSEVIVVDDGSRDGTARLAARLGARVVSGAPLPDGWVGKQWALHQGVRAAAGPIVVLLDADTRPEPGLCAELVALLDTSDLVSAGPRFICDGVAEQALHASFLAGLVYRFGPIGPAAASPERLLLNGQCMAFRKNPMLRAGGFARVRGHLTDDVALGRLLARDGWRIAFRDAGALLDVDMHASAAEVWREWGRSIALRDVTGNGWLAADLAVVWLTLALPTVRLVTGRPTPLDLGLLVQRLLLATALRGSYARPGMGLAISPFLDVPMAVRLTWSVLWPARTWRGRTYGRPAVRRGAPPRRPDRSAVR; encoded by the coding sequence ATGAGACGGCTCACGCCGCTCCAGGCGGTGGCCGCAGGGGTGGCGGCCACCCGGCTGGCGCGCGGCCGGAACCGTCCCGCGCCCTTCGTCCCCGGCCGCTCCGGGCCGCCGCCGCAGCCGGTGTCAGTGGTGATCCCGGCGCGTGACGAGGAGCTGCGGATCGAGGGCTGCGTGCGGCCCCTGCTCGTGGACCCCGACGTGTCCGAGGTGATCGTCGTGGACGACGGGTCGCGGGACGGCACGGCACGGCTCGCGGCGCGGCTGGGCGCCAGGGTCGTCTCCGGGGCGCCGCTGCCGGACGGCTGGGTCGGCAAGCAGTGGGCGCTGCACCAGGGCGTGCGCGCCGCCGCGGGACCGATCGTGGTGCTGCTGGACGCCGACACGCGCCCCGAGCCGGGGTTGTGCGCGGAGCTCGTCGCGCTGCTCGACACGTCCGACCTGGTGTCGGCTGGGCCGCGGTTCATCTGTGACGGCGTGGCCGAGCAGGCGTTGCACGCCTCGTTCCTGGCCGGTCTCGTCTACCGCTTCGGGCCGATCGGCCCGGCCGCCGCGTCCCCGGAGCGGCTCCTGCTCAACGGCCAGTGCATGGCCTTCCGCAAAAACCCGATGCTGCGGGCCGGAGGGTTCGCGCGGGTCCGCGGCCACCTCACCGACGACGTCGCCCTCGGTCGGCTGCTCGCGCGGGACGGCTGGCGGATCGCCTTCCGGGACGCCGGCGCCCTGCTGGACGTCGACATGCACGCGTCGGCTGCCGAGGTGTGGCGCGAGTGGGGACGATCGATCGCGCTGCGGGACGTGACCGGGAACGGGTGGCTGGCAGCCGATCTCGCGGTCGTCTGGCTGACCCTCGCTCTGCCGACGGTCCGGCTGGTGACGGGCCGCCCGACTCCGCTGGACCTCGGCCTGCTCGTCCAGCGGCTGCTCCTTGCAACGGCCCTGCGCGGCAGTTACGCACGTCCGGGCATGGGCCTGGCGATCTCGCCGTTCCTCGACGTGCCGATGGCGGTGCGCCTGACGTGGTCGGTGCTGTGGCCGGCGCGCACCTGGCGGGGCCGGACCTACGGCCGGCCGGCGGTCAGGCGCGGCGCTCCGCCACGGCGGCCTGACCGAAGCGCAGTCCGATGA
- a CDS encoding FAD-dependent oxidoreductase, protein MALDLRSAMPPPLPLRRPVRLRPSRYVCGDHRDTGSAQGALVSGRRAAEAVLADLP, encoded by the coding sequence ATGGCCCTGGACCTGCGGTCGGCGATGCCGCCGCCTCTGCCGCTGCGGCGTCCGGTGCGGTTGCGTCCCAGCCGGTACGTCTGCGGTGACCACCGCGACACCGGATCCGCCCAGGGCGCCCTGGTTTCGGGACGGCGAGCCGCCGAAGCCGTCCTGGCCGACCTGCCTTGA
- a CDS encoding FAD-binding domain-containing protein → MAEAGPDAFRRQLPWRDFHHQVAAAFPALPRSDYRPRGRGWNWDRDALAAWCAGMTGIPIVDAGMRQLRNKGYMHNRARLITASFLTRDLGIDWRDGLRHFNDLLTDGDIADNAGNWQWVAGTGNSTRPGQTMNVLRQASRFDPRGEYVRRYVPELAAIEDARVHRPWTLPDARIDYPPPITEVDRPANLT, encoded by the coding sequence GTGGCCGAGGCGGGTCCGGACGCCTTCCGCCGCCAACTCCCATGGCGCGACTTCCACCACCAGGTCGCCGCCGCGTTCCCCGCGCTCCCCAGGAGCGACTACCGGCCGCGCGGGCGAGGCTGGAACTGGGACCGCGACGCCCTCGCCGCGTGGTGCGCCGGCATGACCGGCATCCCGATCGTCGACGCCGGCATGCGGCAGCTGCGGAACAAGGGCTACATGCACAACCGCGCGCGCCTGATCACCGCCTCATTCCTCACCCGCGACCTCGGCATCGACTGGCGGGACGGCCTGCGCCACTTCAACGACCTGCTCACCGACGGCGACATCGCCGACAACGCGGGGAACTGGCAGTGGGTCGCCGGCACCGGCAACAGCACCCGGCCCGGTCAGACCATGAACGTGCTCCGTCAGGCGTCCCGCTTCGACCCGCGCGGCGAGTACGTCCGCAGATACGTCCCCGAGCTCGCCGCCATCGAGGACGCCCGCGTCCATCGCCCCTGGACGCTGCCCGACGCCCGCATCGACTATCCGCCACCGATCACCGAGGTCGATCGTCCGGCAAACCTCACTTGA
- a CDS encoding phytoene/squalene synthase family protein, translated as MTLTASYEHCRRLNARHGRSFYLATLLLPAWKRRHVHALYGFTRHVDDIVDACGETAADPGGRAGALDAVTRRLTASLAGEAIADPVLPAFVHTVRSFGIERTDVDAFLRSMRADLTVTRYGTYDDLLVYMEGSAAAIGLMMLPVLETVPGAARPAREPARELGRAFQLTNFLRDVAEDLARGRVYLPQEDLAKFGVTEDDLHGGGRGRALRELVAFEADRARDHYRHALDGVELLAPSSRPCIRAAYQLYGGILDEIAAAGHDVLTARARVPRRRRAAIFARHLLAASAAGRAERRQPAGGGLR; from the coding sequence ATGACGCTGACCGCGAGCTATGAACACTGCCGCCGGCTCAACGCCCGCCACGGGCGCTCCTTCTATCTGGCGACCCTGCTGCTGCCGGCGTGGAAGCGCAGGCATGTGCACGCGCTGTACGGCTTCACCCGCCACGTGGACGACATCGTGGACGCGTGCGGCGAAACGGCCGCGGACCCCGGCGGACGAGCCGGCGCGCTCGACGCGGTGACCCGGAGGCTCACCGCGAGCCTGGCGGGCGAGGCGATCGCCGACCCGGTGCTGCCCGCCTTCGTGCACACCGTCCGCTCCTTCGGCATCGAACGCACCGACGTCGACGCCTTCCTGCGGTCCATGCGTGCCGACCTCACCGTCACCCGGTACGGCACCTACGACGACCTGCTGGTGTACATGGAGGGCTCGGCCGCCGCGATCGGGCTGATGATGCTTCCCGTCCTGGAGACGGTGCCCGGCGCCGCGCGGCCGGCCCGCGAGCCCGCACGCGAGCTGGGACGGGCGTTCCAGCTCACGAACTTCCTGCGGGACGTCGCCGAGGACCTGGCCCGCGGCCGCGTCTACCTGCCGCAGGAGGACCTCGCCAAGTTCGGGGTCACCGAGGACGACCTGCACGGCGGCGGCCGCGGACGGGCGCTGCGCGAACTGGTGGCCTTCGAGGCCGACCGCGCCCGGGACCACTACCGCCACGCCCTCGACGGCGTGGAACTGCTGGCCCCGTCGTCCCGCCCCTGCATCCGCGCCGCGTACCAACTGTACGGCGGCATCCTGGACGAGATCGCCGCGGCCGGCCACGACGTGCTGACCGCGCGGGCCCGGGTGCCGCGCCGCCGCCGGGCCGCGATCTTCGCGCGGCACCTGCTGGCCGCCTCCGCCGCCGGCCGCGCCGAACGGCGGCAGCCCGCCGGGGGCGGCCTGAGATGA
- a CDS encoding DUF2945 domain-containing protein, translating to MGDKKKEPAVGDEVTWRSHGSTAEGRVEKKVTDRREEAGRTVAASPEEPQYVVRSEKSGKKAVHKGSALRKRKGSK from the coding sequence ATGGGAGACAAGAAGAAGGAACCCGCGGTGGGCGACGAGGTCACCTGGCGAAGCCACGGCTCCACGGCCGAGGGCCGGGTGGAGAAGAAGGTCACCGACCGCCGTGAGGAGGCCGGCCGCACCGTCGCGGCCTCGCCCGAGGAACCGCAATACGTGGTGCGGAGCGAAAAGAGCGGTAAGAAGGCCGTGCACAAGGGCTCGGCGCTGCGCAAACGCAAAGGCTCGAAGTGA
- a CDS encoding carotenoid biosynthesis protein, with protein MVVAQVLSGVRPEPIRLTGVVVVLLAGSAVAFAAGRDGPGRAVGAFGAAMAVGYTAEWIGVRAGFPFGEYSYTSLLRPQLGGVPVIVAAAWGGMGLAAHAVATAIVRESGLKRWVAGALALTAWDLFLDPQMLRLGLWKWADEGPYRGVPISNFAGWLVVSLLVMGVIDVIVGRCAAAASGGLVAIYGVMTVMETLAFAAVFEPPDRGVAVAGGAAMGTFAVLAWRRGWPR; from the coding sequence GGGGTGCGGCCTGAGCCGATCCGGTTGACGGGCGTTGTCGTGGTGCTGCTGGCGGGGAGCGCCGTGGCGTTCGCCGCGGGACGGGACGGGCCCGGCCGCGCGGTCGGGGCCTTCGGCGCCGCGATGGCCGTCGGCTATACGGCGGAGTGGATCGGTGTCCGCGCGGGTTTTCCGTTCGGGGAGTACTCGTATACGTCGCTGTTGCGGCCCCAGCTGGGTGGCGTGCCGGTGATCGTGGCGGCGGCGTGGGGCGGGATGGGGCTGGCGGCGCACGCGGTCGCCACTGCGATCGTTCGGGAGAGCGGGCTCAAGCGGTGGGTGGCGGGGGCGTTGGCGTTGACGGCGTGGGATCTGTTCCTGGATCCGCAGATGCTTCGGTTGGGCTTGTGGAAGTGGGCGGACGAGGGGCCGTACCGGGGCGTGCCGATCAGCAATTTCGCGGGCTGGCTGGTGGTGTCGCTGCTGGTCATGGGGGTGATCGACGTGATCGTCGGACGGTGCGCGGCGGCCGCGTCCGGGGGGCTCGTCGCGATCTACGGGGTGATGACGGTGATGGAGACGCTGGCGTTCGCGGCGGTGTTCGAGCCGCCGGACCGGGGGGTGGCCGTGGCCGGCGGCGCGGCGATGGGGACGTTCGCTGTCCTGGCGTGGAGGCGTGGATGGCCGAGGTGA
- a CDS encoding NAD(P)/FAD-dependent oxidoreductase, which produces MAEVIVVGGGVGGMVTALLLARGGHHVGLYERLDRLGGKLAERERDGFAFSVGPSLLTLPGIFRELGVRRELVELDELCRYRFADGSELRAYRDPARMAAQVERLAPGEGEAWRAFYGWAARCLDASRRTFFAGPLGRRPERARIGDLVAVAPGRTLDGLARRFFRDPRLRQYVGRYATYAGSSPYRAPAALGCVPAIEHGDGGWYVPGGLSRLADDLTRLLIEAGVEVHTGSQVAEVVADRSAVSGVALESGERVGADAVVVNADAAALYGRLLPDRRRLRRIGRLGPSSSAFLLLAAVDGRTDGLPHHSVVFSADYRREFGDIFERGVPPEDPTVYIGCSAVDDASQAPAGAENWVLLVNVPAGDPGRWPMTPDAYRDLVLERLARRGHDLSGRLRFVESFTPADLRDQYGAWGGAIYGTAYRGAFAPFRRPGNRGPRRGLYLVGGSVHPGGGLPLVALGGRIVASLVEQDLPVGARAG; this is translated from the coding sequence ATGGCCGAGGTGATCGTCGTCGGCGGCGGGGTCGGCGGGATGGTCACCGCGCTGCTGCTGGCGAGGGGCGGCCACCACGTCGGGTTGTACGAGCGGCTGGACCGGCTCGGCGGGAAGCTGGCCGAGCGCGAGCGTGACGGGTTCGCCTTCTCGGTGGGGCCGTCGCTGCTAACCCTTCCGGGCATCTTCCGGGAGCTGGGCGTCCGGCGCGAGCTGGTGGAGCTGGACGAGCTGTGCCGCTACCGCTTCGCCGACGGGTCGGAGTTGCGCGCCTACCGCGATCCAGCCCGGATGGCGGCGCAGGTCGAGCGGTTGGCTCCGGGAGAGGGGGAGGCGTGGCGCGCCTTCTACGGGTGGGCCGCGCGCTGCCTGGACGCGTCGCGGCGGACGTTCTTCGCGGGGCCGTTGGGCCGCCGGCCCGAGCGGGCGCGGATCGGTGACCTTGTCGCGGTCGCGCCGGGCCGGACGCTGGACGGCCTGGCCCGCCGGTTCTTCCGCGACCCGCGGCTGCGCCAGTACGTCGGCCGGTATGCGACGTACGCGGGGTCGAGCCCCTATCGGGCACCGGCCGCGCTCGGCTGCGTCCCGGCGATCGAGCACGGCGACGGGGGCTGGTACGTGCCGGGCGGGCTGTCCCGGCTCGCCGACGACCTGACCCGTCTGCTGATCGAGGCGGGCGTCGAGGTCCACACCGGCAGCCAGGTGGCGGAGGTGGTCGCCGACCGGTCGGCGGTCTCTGGCGTGGCGCTGGAGTCGGGGGAGCGTGTGGGCGCCGATGCGGTGGTGGTGAACGCCGACGCCGCGGCCCTGTACGGCCGGCTGCTGCCGGATCGGCGGAGGCTGCGCCGGATCGGCCGCCTGGGCCCGTCCTCGTCGGCGTTCCTGCTGCTCGCCGCAGTGGACGGACGCACCGACGGGCTGCCGCACCATTCCGTTGTCTTCTCGGCCGACTACCGGCGGGAGTTCGGCGACATCTTCGAACGCGGCGTCCCGCCGGAGGACCCGACGGTCTACATCGGCTGCTCGGCGGTGGACGACGCGTCGCAGGCGCCGGCCGGGGCGGAGAACTGGGTGCTGCTGGTCAACGTCCCGGCCGGTGATCCGGGGCGCTGGCCGATGACCCCGGACGCCTACCGCGACCTGGTCCTAGAGCGGCTGGCGCGCCGCGGGCATGATCTGTCGGGGAGGCTGCGGTTCGTGGAGTCCTTCACACCCGCCGACCTGCGCGACCAGTACGGCGCGTGGGGCGGGGCCATCTACGGGACCGCCTACCGGGGCGCGTTCGCGCCATTCCGCAGACCGGGCAACAGGGGGCCGCGGCGCGGGTTGTACCTGGTGGGCGGGTCGGTGCATCCGGGCGGCGGGCTGCCGCTGGTCGCGCTCGGCGGCCGGATCGTGGCCTCGCTCGTCGAGCAGGACCTTCCAGTGGGGGCGCGGGCCGGATGA
- a CDS encoding transposase — translation MTSHDLPSGDGPRTGRPKRRTFSAAYKLRMVEEYDAAEHGDKGALLRREGLYESSVQLWRRQRDAGELTAAGTSRPAAKKEKTPEQAELEQLRKEKARLERQNAAMARKLKQTEAALDIMGKGIALLETMSESADTENS, via the coding sequence ATGACCAGCCACGATCTTCCTTCCGGTGACGGGCCGCGGACCGGCCGGCCCAAGCGGCGGACCTTCAGTGCCGCCTACAAGTTGCGGATGGTCGAGGAGTACGACGCGGCCGAGCATGGCGACAAGGGCGCACTGCTGCGCCGTGAGGGACTTTATGAGTCCAGCGTTCAACTGTGGCGCCGGCAGCGCGACGCCGGTGAACTGACCGCTGCGGGAACGAGCCGCCCGGCCGCCAAGAAGGAGAAGACGCCGGAGCAGGCCGAGTTGGAGCAGTTGCGCAAGGAGAAGGCGCGGCTGGAGCGGCAGAACGCCGCCATGGCCAGAAAACTCAAGCAGACCGAGGCCGCCCTGGACATCATGGGAAAAGGTATCGCGCTCTTGGAAACAATGTCCGAGAGCGCGGACACCGAGAATTCGTGA
- a CDS encoding spheroidene monooxygenase, producing MAEPSTGATDTRVADSKVIASFHLIRYAGLDAMRHMAFDRPLLRRTGGLSFWRLLGTGRGRSMSLGADLRRWALFAVWDEEAALEDFLACSPVAGRWREEAEEAWHVRLAPLASRGRWGGRDPFAAAPARKAGDGPVAVLTRASIRPSRMVGFYRSVPGVDRELRRQDGCLASIGAGEWPLARQATFSLWRDENAIARFAYRTDAHRTVIDRVRGEDWYAEELFARFIPHASRGTWDGHDPLHAHRSR from the coding sequence ATGGCCGAGCCGAGCACGGGAGCCACCGATACCAGGGTCGCCGATTCCAAGGTCATCGCCTCGTTCCACCTCATCAGGTACGCGGGTCTGGACGCCATGCGGCACATGGCGTTCGACCGGCCGCTGCTGCGTCGCACCGGCGGGCTGTCGTTCTGGCGGCTGCTGGGCACGGGCCGCGGCCGGTCCATGAGCCTGGGCGCCGACCTGCGCCGCTGGGCGCTGTTCGCCGTGTGGGACGAGGAGGCCGCGCTGGAGGATTTCCTCGCGTGCTCGCCGGTGGCCGGGCGGTGGCGGGAGGAGGCCGAAGAGGCGTGGCATGTCCGGCTCGCGCCGTTGGCTTCCCGCGGCCGCTGGGGCGGACGCGACCCCTTCGCCGCCGCACCGGCCCGGAAGGCCGGCGACGGGCCGGTGGCCGTGCTGACCAGGGCGTCGATCCGTCCCAGCCGGATGGTGGGCTTCTATCGGTCGGTGCCGGGAGTGGACCGGGAACTGCGCCGCCAGGACGGCTGCCTGGCCTCGATCGGGGCGGGGGAGTGGCCGCTGGCCAGGCAGGCGACCTTCTCGCTGTGGCGGGACGAGAACGCGATCGCGCGGTTCGCCTACCGGACGGACGCGCACCGCACCGTCATCGACCGCGTGCGCGGCGAGGACTGGTACGCCGAGGAGCTGTTCGCCCGATTCATTCCCCATGCGAGCCGGGGCACCTGGGACGGGCACGACCCGCTGCACGCCCACCGGTCGCGGTGA